The Methanomicrobiales archaeon HGW-Methanomicrobiales-1 genome includes a region encoding these proteins:
- a CDS encoding low molecular weight phosphatase family protein yields the protein MTSKTRVIFVCTANAARSQMAEGLLRAKYGDRYEVFSAGTKQAKVSTSAIAVMQEIGIDISHHRSKTLDEFRGVSFDIAVTLCDNAHAICPFIPGAKKTIHQGFADPHMIPGSDKTILDGYRRVRDEIAEWIEGEFGRVPQK from the coding sequence ATGACATCGAAAACTCGGGTAATCTTTGTCTGCACCGCAAATGCCGCCCGCTCCCAGATGGCAGAGGGACTGCTCCGGGCAAAATACGGGGACCGGTACGAGGTTTTCTCTGCCGGCACAAAGCAGGCAAAGGTGAGCACATCAGCGATAGCGGTGATGCAGGAGATCGGGATCGACATCTCGCACCACCGTTCAAAAACCCTCGACGAATTCCGTGGGGTATCATTCGATATTGCAGTGACCCTCTGCGACAATGCTCATGCAATCTGCCCGTTCATACCGGGAGCAAAAAAGACCATCCACCAGGGTTTTGCCGATCCCCACATGATACCCGGCAGCGACAAAACAATCCTTGACGGGTACCGCAGGGTAAGGGACGAAATTGCTGAATGGATCGAGGGAGAGTTTGGAAGAGTCCCCCAGAAATAA
- a CDS encoding histidinol-phosphatase has product MLICDLHVHTNHSKDGESSVGDILRAAEAAGLDAIAITDHDSVDGAKQALLIETPVLVIPGIEVTTKQGHLLVLGVTELIPSGLDVLETIALARRMGALLILPHPYHIWRHGVARRKKAGMTAVDAVESFNSRYIVGSANRKAARMAVKLGKPCVAGSDAHNARFVGFGRTYVDAEKNVPAILDAIRAGNVTCGGKKTPLRTYTHQSLNNTWRKITRITRLMPLR; this is encoded by the coding sequence ATGCTGATCTGCGATTTGCACGTGCACACGAATCATTCCAAGGATGGTGAAAGCAGTGTCGGGGATATCCTCAGGGCTGCCGAGGCGGCAGGACTCGACGCAATTGCCATCACCGACCACGATTCCGTTGACGGTGCAAAACAGGCCCTCCTGATTGAGACTCCCGTGCTGGTGATTCCCGGCATTGAGGTCACGACAAAACAGGGCCACCTGCTCGTGCTGGGGGTCACCGAGCTCATCCCCTCTGGGCTTGACGTGCTGGAGACCATCGCGCTCGCACGTCGGATGGGAGCGCTCCTGATCCTCCCGCACCCGTACCATATCTGGAGGCACGGGGTTGCCCGCAGGAAAAAAGCCGGTATGACTGCGGTGGATGCCGTGGAATCCTTCAACAGCCGGTACATTGTCGGGTCCGCGAACCGGAAGGCGGCACGGATGGCAGTGAAGCTGGGCAAGCCCTGTGTTGCGGGAAGCGATGCCCACAATGCCCGGTTTGTCGGCTTTGGCAGGACCTACGTGGATGCAGAGAAGAATGTCCCTGCGATCCTTGATGCCATCCGGGCCGGTAATGTTACCTGTGGTGGAAAAAAGACACCGCTGCGCACCTATACACACCAGTCACTGAACAACACATGGAGAAAGATTACACGGATCACCCGGCTGATGCCCCTCCGGTGA
- a CDS encoding NAD-dependent malic enzyme, whose protein sequence is MSGEKKDIYQESLELHETYHGKIEVHSKVSLATRHDLSLAYTPGVAEVCREIHRNKDLAYKYTLKANTIAIVTDGSRVLSLGNIGGYAAIPVMEGKALLFKQLADIDAFPICFESGHTEFADDVKNIAPVFGGIALEDIAAPKCFELEESLQGIGIPVMHDDQHGTAVVVLAALLNACKITKKKFEGLNIVVIGAGAAGFAITRMLRCIGYNPNLCSSVNDIIVCDRKGIIHRNREGLYANKYKFIIAEETNKTGRSGTLEDAMKGADVCIGVSVPAIITPAMVRSMNKDPIIFALAYPMPEIFPRDALEAGAAIVGTGRGDFPNQINYALAFPGIFRGALDVCATRISDEMKVAAAHALADYVKHPRRDRVLPAVLDRDVVKAVARAVSEAAVASGCTRTIE, encoded by the coding sequence ATGAGCGGGGAGAAGAAAGACATCTACCAGGAATCGCTTGAACTCCATGAAACGTATCATGGGAAGATCGAAGTCCATTCCAAAGTTTCCCTGGCAACACGCCATGATCTCTCCCTTGCCTATACCCCGGGGGTAGCAGAGGTCTGCCGGGAGATTCACAGGAACAAGGATCTCGCGTACAAATACACCCTCAAGGCAAACACCATTGCAATCGTCACTGATGGCTCACGCGTGCTTTCATTGGGAAATATCGGGGGCTACGCTGCGATTCCCGTTATGGAGGGAAAAGCGCTCCTGTTCAAGCAACTCGCCGACATCGATGCATTTCCCATCTGTTTTGAGAGCGGTCATACGGAATTTGCCGACGATGTAAAAAATATCGCCCCGGTCTTCGGGGGAATTGCGCTTGAGGACATTGCAGCACCCAAATGTTTTGAACTCGAAGAGTCCCTGCAGGGCATCGGCATTCCGGTCATGCACGACGACCAGCACGGGACCGCCGTTGTTGTTCTTGCAGCTCTCCTGAATGCCTGTAAGATAACAAAAAAGAAATTTGAGGGCCTGAACATCGTTGTCATCGGTGCAGGGGCGGCCGGGTTTGCCATCACCCGCATGCTCCGGTGCATCGGCTACAACCCCAACCTTTGCAGCAGCGTGAATGATATCATCGTCTGTGACCGCAAGGGCATCATCCACCGCAACCGCGAGGGACTGTACGCAAACAAGTACAAATTCATCATTGCCGAGGAGACGAACAAAACCGGGCGATCCGGGACTTTAGAGGATGCAATGAAGGGTGCCGATGTCTGTATCGGTGTATCCGTTCCTGCCATCATCACGCCAGCGATGGTCCGGTCCATGAACAAGGACCCTATCATCTTTGCCCTCGCCTATCCGATGCCCGAAATATTTCCCCGGGATGCTCTCGAGGCCGGGGCAGCGATCGTGGGAACCGGGCGCGGGGATTTTCCCAACCAGATCAATTATGCCCTTGCCTTTCCGGGAATCTTCCGCGGTGCCCTCGATGTCTGTGCAACCCGGATCTCCGATGAGATGAAGGTGGCTGCTGCTCATGCACTAGCTGATTATGTCAAACACCCACGCAGGGACAGGGTCCTTCCTGCGGTGCTTGACCGTGACGTGGTAAAGGCAGTTGCCCGTGCAGTCAGTGAAGCGGCAGTTGCAAGCGGCTGTACCCGGACGATCGAGTGA
- a CDS encoding 4Fe-4S ferredoxin has translation MFDSYAENTLHFHKDRCINCKRCTQVCPHRVFAEGPEHAELVRPAACMECGACALNCPVQAIEVQSGVGCAWAMISAALRGKDMDSGECSCGGDAGSCCGAREEKSSCGDQK, from the coding sequence ATGTTTGATTCCTACGCGGAGAACACACTCCATTTCCATAAAGATCGGTGCATCAACTGCAAGCGCTGCACCCAGGTCTGCCCCCACCGCGTATTTGCGGAGGGACCGGAGCATGCGGAACTTGTCCGCCCGGCTGCCTGCATGGAATGCGGGGCCTGTGCCCTGAACTGCCCGGTGCAGGCGATCGAGGTCCAGAGCGGAGTCGGGTGTGCATGGGCGATGATCAGCGCTGCCCTGCGGGGAAAGGATATGGACAGCGGGGAATGCAGCTGCGGTGGGGATGCGGGATCCTGCTGCGGCGCCCGGGAAGAGAAGTCATCCTGCGGTGATCAAAAATGA
- a CDS encoding tRNA pseudouridine(38-40) synthase TruA encodes MEKDYTDHPADAPPVRLAFRVLYLGSRFYGSQMQAASRTVEGEFVSACQRLSLFDDWRKAGFLSAGRTDRGVHARGQVIAFSTPAPERARTVINTQLPPDLWCTAYAEVPMEFHPRYDAKSRTYRYYFSKRPGQPDAMDRAAQQFLGSHNFSNFARVKDKNPYRNILAARVGEEDGFEFLEVKAESFLWHQVRCMAAALLLVGEGESDEGSIARLLEADALRPLQPAPAEGLILWETDCGITWTPITSEGQSGAFMDHLVRHYALMEKVCRVLKTTQV; translated from the coding sequence ATGGAGAAAGATTACACGGATCACCCGGCTGATGCCCCTCCGGTGAGGCTCGCGTTCCGGGTCTTGTACCTGGGCAGCCGGTTCTATGGCTCGCAGATGCAGGCCGCCAGCCGCACGGTTGAAGGCGAGTTTGTCTCTGCATGCCAGCGGCTCAGCCTTTTTGATGACTGGCGGAAAGCCGGCTTTTTGTCCGCAGGCAGGACCGACCGGGGTGTCCATGCCCGCGGGCAGGTGATCGCGTTTTCAACCCCGGCACCGGAACGTGCCCGGACGGTCATCAATACCCAGCTCCCCCCGGACCTCTGGTGCACTGCATATGCGGAGGTACCTATGGAGTTTCATCCCCGGTACGATGCGAAGTCCCGCACGTACCGGTATTATTTTTCGAAACGACCCGGACAGCCCGATGCCATGGACCGGGCTGCACAGCAGTTTCTCGGCAGCCATAATTTTTCGAACTTTGCGCGGGTGAAAGACAAGAACCCGTACCGGAATATTCTCGCTGCCCGTGTGGGCGAGGAAGACGGGTTTGAGTTCCTTGAAGTAAAGGCAGAAAGTTTCCTCTGGCACCAGGTGCGGTGCATGGCCGCAGCACTCCTCCTTGTGGGAGAGGGCGAATCGGATGAGGGTTCCATAGCCCGGCTGCTGGAAGCAGATGCCCTGCGCCCTCTCCAGCCGGCGCCTGCCGAGGGGTTAATTCTCTGGGAAACCGATTGCGGGATTACCTGGACCCCAATCACATCAGAAGGACAGAGCGGTGCATTTATGGATCATCTTGTGCGGCACTACGCGCTTATGGAAAAAGTGTGCCGGGTGCTCAAGACAACACAGGTCTGA